One stretch of Gambusia affinis linkage group LG05, SWU_Gaff_1.0, whole genome shotgun sequence DNA includes these proteins:
- the znf576.2 gene encoding zinc finger protein 576.2 isoform X2, whose amino-acid sequence MDSDILNIEDIVLGRGLPEPPPPVPPHEKPAEPYKPVILNGPPAPSVQSYQHENLQCFQCFITFCNAKAKERHMKKSHREEYKQQLQQGNTLFTCYVCDRTFLSSEELTQHQPTHSNDDKPFKCAHCKESFKTFSELTTHRRQVCPEKLLLCKDCSQTFRSPGLLRAHRLTQHPRPDENAEQPEDPSKPHRCKKCGQGFEAESELQAHQEKYPEGQQCNGSASPVKKRGRPAKAEDPASSEKKGKRKKKDEAEVSEDATKAAATAEPVVAAGEDKGKAGGAKRGRPPKAAVAASETEDKKGAEDDSPAKEKKPKEDPAPPLQIPCTECDLTFPGLVQLRAHKKEKHTPRKAHPCEECEESFARPEQLEAHTSRAHAVGRLSCPTCGKSFSRERTLLAHQKSHPEEKPENPEKSGSNR is encoded by the exons CCACCACCACCCGTACCTCCCCATGAAAAGCCAGCAGAGCCATACAAACCCGTCATTCTGAACGGACCCCCGGCTCCTTCGGTCCAGTCCT ACCAGCATGAAAACCTGCAGTGCTTCCAGTGCTTCATCACCTTCTGCAACGCCAAAGCAAAGGAGAGGCACATGAAGAAGAGCCACAGGGAGGAGTacaaacagcagcttcagcag GGAAACACACTGTTTACGTGCTACGTGTGTGACCGCACATTTCTGTCATCTGAGGAATTAACGCAGCATCAGCCGACACACAGTAACGACGACAAGCCTTTCAAATGCGCTCACTGCAAGGAGAGCTTTAAAACGTTCTCCgag CTGACAACGCACAGAAGACAGGTGTGTccagagaagctgctgctgtgtaAAGATTGCAGCCAGACCTTTCGCAGTCCTGGACTGCTGCGTGCCCACCGCCTGACCCAGCATCCACGCCCTGATGAGAACGCAGAGCAGCCCGAGGATCCATCCAAGCCTCATCGCTGTAAGAAGTGCGGCCAAGGATTTGAAGCGGAGTCTGAGCTGCAGGCGCACCAGGAGAAATACCCGGAAGGCCAACAGTGCAATGGCAGCGCTTCTCCTGTGAAGAAACGCGGTCGCCCGGCCAAAGCCGAAGACCCGGCCAGTTCTGAGAAAAAGGGAAAGCGGAAAAAGAAGGATGAGGCAGAGGTTTCCGAGGATGCGACGAAGGCCGCCGCCACGGCAGAGCCTGTGGTAGCTGCGGGAGAAGACAAAGGAAAAGCAGGTGGAGCGAAGCGAGGTCGTCCTCCTAAAGCAGCAGTGGCGGCATCggaaacagaagacaaaaaaggtGCAGAGGATGACAGTCCGGCAAAGGAGAAGAAACCAAAAGAAGACCCCGCTCCGCCTCTCCAGATTCCGTGCACAGAGTGTGACCTGACCTTCCCCGGTTTGGTTCAGCTGCGCGCTCACAAGAAGGAGAAACACACCCCACGGAAAGCCCATCCCTGCGAAGAATGTGAAGAGAGCTTCGCCCGTCCCGAGCAACTGGAAGCGCACACGTCACGGGCTCACGCCGTCGGCCGGTTGTCCTGTCCGACCTGCGGGAAGAGCTTCAGCCGGGAGCGCACCCTGCTGGCTCACCAGAAGAGCCACCCGGAGGAGAAGCCCGAAAACCCTGAAAAGTCAGGCTCCAATAGATAA